A stretch of Prionailurus bengalensis isolate Pbe53 chromosome E4, Fcat_Pben_1.1_paternal_pri, whole genome shotgun sequence DNA encodes these proteins:
- the NCF2 gene encoding neutrophil cytosol factor 2: protein MSLAEAISLWNEGVLAADKKDWKGALDAFTAVQDPHSRICFNIGCMHTILENMPEAEKAFTRSINRDKHLAVAYFQRGMLYYRIEKYDSAIKDLKEALTQLRGNQLIDYKILGLQFKLFACEVLYNVAFMYAKKEEWKKAEEHLALAMSMKSEPRHSKIDKAMECVWKQKLYEPVVIPVGRLFRPNERQVAQLAKKDYLGKATVVASVVDQDSFSGFAPLQPQAAEPPPRPKTPEIFRALEGEAHRVLFGFVPETAEELQVMPGNIVFVLKKGNDNWATVMFNGQKGLVPCNYLEPLELRIHTQQQPQEEASPDSDIPAPPSSDAPGRPQLPPGQKGKEESKEVKLSIPMPYTLKVHFKYTVVMEMQPGLPYSQVRDMVSKKLELLPEHTRLSYRPRDSNELVPLSEENMKAAWAQVKNYSLTVWCENTVGDQGFPDEPKESEKSEANNQTTEPQLKEGGQVVALFSYEATQPEDLEFQEGDIIQVISMVNEDWLEGECKGKIGIFPKAFVEEHATTDMESSPRGV from the exons ATGTCCCTGGCTGAGGCCATCAGCCTCTGGAATGAAGGGGTGCTGGCAGCTGACAAGAAGGATTGGAAGGGAGCCCTGGACGCCTTCACTGCAGTCCAGGACCCCCACTCCAGGATTTGCTTCAACATCGGCTGCATGCACACAATCCTGGAAAACATGCCTGAGGCGGAGAAG GCCTTCACCAGAAGCATTAACCGAGACAAGCACTTGGCAGTGGCCTACTTCCAAAGAGGGATGCTCTATTACCGGATAGAGAA aTATGATTCAGCTATCAAAGACCTTAAAGAGGCCTTGACTCAGCTTCGAGGGAATCAGCTGATAGACTACAAGATTCTAGGGCTGCAGTTCAAGCTGTTTGCCTGTGAG GTGTTATATAATGTTGCTTTCATGTATGCCAAGAAGGAGGAGTGGAAAAAGGCTGAGGAACATTTAGCTTTGGCCATGAGCATGAAGTCTGAGCCGAGACATTCTAAAATTGACAAAGCCATGGAATGTGTTTGG AAACAGAAGCTGTATGAGCCTGTGGTGATCCCTGTGGGCAGGCTGTTTCGACCAAACGAGAGGCAAGTGGCTCAGCTGGCCAAGAAGGATTACCTCGGCAAGGCGACA GTGGTGGCATCTGTGGTGGATCAAGACAGTTTCTCGGGGTTTGCCCCTCTGCAGCCACAG GCAGCTGAACCTCCACCCAGACCCAAAACCCCAGAGATCTTCAG GGCTCTGGAAGGGGAAGCCCACCGTGTGCTGTTTGGGTTTGTGCCTGAGACTGCAGAAGAGCTGCAGGTCATGCCAGGGAACATCGTTTTTGTCTTGAAGAAGGGCAATGATAACTGGGCTACGGTCATGTTCAACGGACAG AAGGGGCTTGTTCCCTGCAACTACCTTGAACCACTTGAGCTGCGGATCCATACTCAGCAGCAGCCCCAG GAGGAAGCCTCCCCAGATTCTGATATCCCAGCTCCTCCCAGTTCTGATGCTCCCGGAAGACCCCAGTTGCCACCAG gtcaaaaaggaaaagaagagtccAAG GAAGTAAAGCTCAGCATTCCCATGCCCTACACGCTCAAGGTGCACTTCAAGTACACAGTGGTCATGGAGATGCAGCCCGGGCTCCCCTACAGCCAGGTCCGGGACATGGTGTCTAAGAAACTGGAGCTCCTGCCAGAGCACACTCGGCTGAG CTACCGGCCTCGGGACAGCAATGAGCTGGTACCCCTCTCGGAAGAGAACATGAAGGCTGCCTGGGCCCAGGTGAAAAACTACAGCCTGACTGTGTGGTGTGAGAACACAGTG GGTGACCAAGGCTTTCCTGACGAACCCAAGGAAAGTGAAAAATCTGAAGCTAATAACCAGACAACAGAACCTCAGCTTAAGGAAGGAGGCCAAGTGGTAGCACTCTTCAGTTATGAGGCTACCCAGCCAGAAGACCTGGAGTTTCAGGAAGGGGACATAATCCAGGTTATATCAATGG TGAATGAAGACTGGCTGGAAGGGGAGTGCAAAGGGAAGATTGGCATTTTCCCCAAAGCTTTTGTTGAAGAACACGCAACTACGGACATGGAAAGCTCTCCTAGAGGAGTCTAG